One Gadus chalcogrammus isolate NIFS_2021 chromosome 4, NIFS_Gcha_1.0, whole genome shotgun sequence DNA segment encodes these proteins:
- the LOC130380313 gene encoding zinc finger protein 37-like isoform X2, translated as MLPARQKTWKRIFVGTKLSLKSMQPHFKSEEDCDAFGDRSTQRGATSESLGVVAPGSSSHMSSHSEELVQTPDTISIKLEEDIGGGLPAGEDCDAFRDRSNQRNATSEILGEDAPGSSHMASHSEELKILSVYGKGEGPLAVDGHNTLFTASEVEALNLLSADHSAAKSLERGERLVCHEELSVQPETPDTISIKVEEDIGGGMPAVEDVNDIRDCSTQRGATSESLGVDAPGSSHMSSHSGELRILSVYGKGEGPLAVDGWWTVSPNNANMIVHMRTRPDEKPYGCDQCTKSFSQKGNLKIHMSTHSGEKPYRCDQCAKHYSHSYTLKMHMRTHTGEKPHRCDQCRKRFSLSEHLKGHMKTHTWEKPYSCDHCKKRFARHGDLNVHMRTHSGEKPYKCDQCTKSFSQKGHLKTHMRTHSGEKPYKCDQCTKHFSQTRGLKTHMRTHSGVKPYKCDQCTMRFSQKGTLKIHMRTHSKEKSYKCDQCTKCFSLKGNLKTHMRTHSGEKPYKCDQCTKRFSRNRGLKIHMRTHTGENPYRCDQCTKGFSLKGTLKIHMKTHSG; from the exons gcagccccattttaaaagtgaag aagactgcgatgcctttggagaccgtagcactcagcgtGGCGCCACATCAGAGAGCCTGGGTGTtgtcgcccctggctcctcctcccacatgtccagtcacagcgaggaactggtg caaaccccagacaccatttcaatcaagcttgaagaggatattggtggaggcttgcccgctGGAG aagactgcgatgcctttagAGACCGTAGCAATCAGCGcaacgccacctcagagattctgggtgaggacgcccctggctcctctcaCATGgccagtcacagcgaggaactgaagattctgagtgtctacggaaaaggggagggcccactggcggtggacggccataacaccctcttcaccgcgtctgaagtggaggccctgaacttgctgtctgcggaccacagtgcggccaagagcctggagcgcggcgagcggctggtctgccacgaggagctgagtgtgcag ccggagaccccagacaccatttcaatcaaggttgaagaggatattggtggaggcatgcccgctgtag aagacgtcaatgacatcagagactgcagcacgcagcgtggtgccacctcggagagtctgggtgtggacgcccctggctcctcccacatgtcaagtcacagcggggagctgcggatcctgagcgtttacggaaaaggggagggcccactggcggtggatggTTGGTGGACGGTTTctcccaacaatgccaatatgatcgtACACATGAGGACCCGACCAGACGAGAAGCCGTacgggtgtgaccaatgcacgaagagcttcagtcagaaaggcaACCTGAAAATCCACATGAGTAcgcactccggggagaagccctacaggtgtgaccaatgcgcaAAGCACTACAGTCATAGCTACACCCTCAAGATGCACATGAGGACCCACACCGGTGAGAAACCccacaggtgtgaccaatgcaggAAGCGCTTCAGTCTAAGTGAACACCTGAAGggccacatgaagactcacaccTGGGAGAAaccctacagctgtgaccaTTGCAAAAAGCGCTTCGCTCGGCATGGCGACCTGaacgtccacatgaggactcactccggcgagaagccctacaagtgtgaccaatgcacgaagagcttcagtcagaaaggccacctgaagacccacatgagaactcactccggcgagaagccctacaagtgtgaccaatgcacaaagcaCTTCAGTCAGACAAGAGGCCTGAAgacccacatgaggactcactctggggtgaagccctacaagtgtgaccaatgcacgatgcgcttcagtcagaaaggtactttgaagatccacatgaggactcactccaaGGAGAAgtcctacaagtgtgaccaatgcacaaagtgcttcagtctgaaaggcaacctgaagacccacatgagaactcactccggcgagaagccctacaagtgtgaccaatgcacaaagcgcttcagtcggaACAGaggcctgaagatccacatgagaactcacaccggcgagaatccctacaggtgtgaccaatgcacgaagggcttcagtctgaaaggcaccctgaagatccacatgaagactcactcCGGTTAG
- the LOC130380326 gene encoding uncharacterized protein LOC130380326, with translation MSAGTRSGKVLRKNTTAAKDDKMLPSASAQTCDINFDSGDDSTDTPHVSEPKKGDRSPTVKNLLQKAKMRERSQDKKLQKVIKERDALRKQLAYLSKAPREEQSSEEDTASCSSLSSMSRSSSCSSSSSSDEKMKRKGKGKLRLSKTKNKIKKARKHHKVTDVRKRARGPFEVIRRYKKVLKAYNRGLKLSASCAYAGVNELTVRSTASIAELATASPAEFTKLLDKTKQGKLKDVANLCENYIKGDAQVQTKIDDLKSQCK, from the exons ATGTCGGCAGGCACCAGATCTGGGAAAGTTTTAAGAAAGAACACAACAGCAGCGAAGGACGACAAAATGCTCCCCTCCGCCTCCGCTCAAACATGTGACATCAACTTTGACAGTGGTGATGACTCCACAGATACCCCCCATGTCTCTGAACCGAAGAAAG GTGACCGGTCACCAACGGTGAAGAATCTCCTCCAAAAGGCCAAGATGAGAGAGCGGTCTCAAGATAAGAAACTCCAGAAAGTGATAAAGGAGAGGGATGCTCTTCGCAAACAACTGGCAT ACCTGTCTAAAGCTCCCAGAGAAGAACAATCTTCAGAGGAAGACACTGCCTCCTGCTCATCATTGTCTTCAATGAGCCGgtcctcctcctgttcttcctcctcctcctcagatgaGAAGATGAAACGAAAGGGCAAGGGAAAACTCAGACtttcaaagacaaagaacaaaataaagaagGCCAGGAAGCACCACAAAGTGACTGATGTCCGCAAAAGAG CCCGTGGCCCTTTTGAAGTGATAAGAAGATACAAGAAGGTCCTGAAAGCATACAATCGGGGCTTGAAATTGTCGGCTTCCTGTGCATACGCAGGGGTGAACGAACTCACAGTCAGGTCCACGGCAAGCATTGCAGAGCTGGCAACAGCGTCACCTGCCGAGTTCACAAAGCTCCTCGATAAAACCAAACAGGGAAAGCTGAAAGATGTAGCAAATTTATGCGAAAACTACATTAAAGGTGATGCTCAGGTTCAGACAAAAATAGATGACTTAAAAAGTCAATGCAAATGA
- the LOC130380313 gene encoding zinc finger protein 25-like isoform X1 produces the protein MLPARQKTWKRIFVGTKLSLKSMQPHFKSEEDCDAFGDRSTQRGATSESLGVVAPGSSSHMSSHSEELVQQTPDTISIKLEEDIGGGLPAGEDCDAFRDRSNQRNATSEILGEDAPGSSHMASHSEELKILSVYGKGEGPLAVDGHNTLFTASEVEALNLLSADHSAAKSLERGERLVCHEELSVQPETPDTISIKVEEDIGGGMPAVEDVNDIRDCSTQRGATSESLGVDAPGSSHMSSHSGELRILSVYGKGEGPLAVDGWWTVSPNNANMIVHMRTRPDEKPYGCDQCTKSFSQKGNLKIHMSTHSGEKPYRCDQCAKHYSHSYTLKMHMRTHTGEKPHRCDQCRKRFSLSEHLKGHMKTHTWEKPYSCDHCKKRFARHGDLNVHMRTHSGEKPYKCDQCTKSFSQKGHLKTHMRTHSGEKPYKCDQCTKHFSQTRGLKTHMRTHSGVKPYKCDQCTMRFSQKGTLKIHMRTHSKEKSYKCDQCTKCFSLKGNLKTHMRTHSGEKPYKCDQCTKRFSRNRGLKIHMRTHTGENPYRCDQCTKGFSLKGTLKIHMKTHSG, from the exons gcagccccattttaaaagtgaag aagactgcgatgcctttggagaccgtagcactcagcgtGGCGCCACATCAGAGAGCCTGGGTGTtgtcgcccctggctcctcctcccacatgtccagtcacagcgaggaactggtg cagcaaaccccagacaccatttcaatcaagcttgaagaggatattggtggaggcttgcccgctGGAG aagactgcgatgcctttagAGACCGTAGCAATCAGCGcaacgccacctcagagattctgggtgaggacgcccctggctcctctcaCATGgccagtcacagcgaggaactgaagattctgagtgtctacggaaaaggggagggcccactggcggtggacggccataacaccctcttcaccgcgtctgaagtggaggccctgaacttgctgtctgcggaccacagtgcggccaagagcctggagcgcggcgagcggctggtctgccacgaggagctgagtgtgcag ccggagaccccagacaccatttcaatcaaggttgaagaggatattggtggaggcatgcccgctgtag aagacgtcaatgacatcagagactgcagcacgcagcgtggtgccacctcggagagtctgggtgtggacgcccctggctcctcccacatgtcaagtcacagcggggagctgcggatcctgagcgtttacggaaaaggggagggcccactggcggtggatggTTGGTGGACGGTTTctcccaacaatgccaatatgatcgtACACATGAGGACCCGACCAGACGAGAAGCCGTacgggtgtgaccaatgcacgaagagcttcagtcagaaaggcaACCTGAAAATCCACATGAGTAcgcactccggggagaagccctacaggtgtgaccaatgcgcaAAGCACTACAGTCATAGCTACACCCTCAAGATGCACATGAGGACCCACACCGGTGAGAAACCccacaggtgtgaccaatgcaggAAGCGCTTCAGTCTAAGTGAACACCTGAAGggccacatgaagactcacaccTGGGAGAAaccctacagctgtgaccaTTGCAAAAAGCGCTTCGCTCGGCATGGCGACCTGaacgtccacatgaggactcactccggcgagaagccctacaagtgtgaccaatgcacgaagagcttcagtcagaaaggccacctgaagacccacatgagaactcactccggcgagaagccctacaagtgtgaccaatgcacaaagcaCTTCAGTCAGACAAGAGGCCTGAAgacccacatgaggactcactctggggtgaagccctacaagtgtgaccaatgcacgatgcgcttcagtcagaaaggtactttgaagatccacatgaggactcactccaaGGAGAAgtcctacaagtgtgaccaatgcacaaagtgcttcagtctgaaaggcaacctgaagacccacatgagaactcactccggcgagaagccctacaagtgtgaccaatgcacaaagcgcttcagtcggaACAGaggcctgaagatccacatgagaactcacaccggcgagaatccctacaggtgtgaccaatgcacgaagggcttcagtctgaaaggcaccctgaagatccacatgaagactcactcCGGTTAG